Proteins found in one Candidatus Bathyanammoxibius amoris genomic segment:
- the leuS gene encoding leucine--tRNA ligase produces the protein MRYDIMRYGNLVPPTIMRKNAYNFSELEPKWREYWEDCGLFRMQEDSTRQKFYCLVMFPYPSGTLHVGHARNYVIGDVVVRYKLMRGFNVLSPMGWDAFGLPAENAAIKEKTAPAVFTSKNIVAMKEQLFSWGTGYDWTREIAASNPDYYKWTQWIFLKLYEKGLAYKKKASVNWCPSCSTVLANEQVLDGRCERCDDAVVQKDLEQWFFKITDYAQKLLDDLEQLEHWPERVKLMQRNWIGRSEGTRVDFRIEGKDIPTGTTIYGHGDKMRYSYEHKGLDIRLRCFTTRPDTLCGATFMVLAPEHPIIKTLVEGNKRREEILEFVEKARNESIIERSAADTRKEGIFTGHYVINPVNNEKIPLWVADYVLMEYGTGAVMSVPAHDQRDFGFARQYDLPIKVVIQPEGKNLDPAAMKEAFTDDGVQVNSGQFDGLPNREAMEKITEYLEHMNKGAGTVSYKLRDWLISRQRYWGAPIPIIYCKECGHLPVPEAELPVLLPEIKDLSSAKGSPLVRDKEFVNAKCPKCGGSARRETDTMDTFVDSSWYYLRYLSPRDDKRAFDPETVNRWLPVDQYIGGVEHAILHLLYSRFITKVLCDLGLVSFQEPFQNLFTQGMIIKGGAKMSKSKGNVVSPEAIIERYGADTLRLYLLFIGPPERDAEWTDRAVIGGFRFLTRLWQKVARHADELRHVEVWEGDVASLPDESRRIYRATNRVIKEVTEDIEGSWHFNTAIAAVMELFNQVERFEAGDPVSRQVLRHSLESIMLLLSPFVPHVCEEMWETLGNDRGIFRHGWPSYDDSAVQEEQLEIVLQVNGKVRSRLTVSPDTGEEEIKAMALDDERVKEFLNGKKVIKVISVPHKLVNIVVK, from the coding sequence GTGCGTTATGATATTATGCGTTACGGCAATCTGGTCCCACCAACTATCATGCGAAAGAACGCGTATAACTTCTCTGAACTGGAGCCCAAATGGCGTGAGTATTGGGAGGATTGCGGGCTCTTCCGTATGCAGGAGGACTCCACCAGGCAGAAATTCTACTGCCTGGTAATGTTCCCCTATCCCTCCGGTACGCTCCACGTCGGTCACGCCCGGAACTACGTCATCGGGGACGTTGTGGTGCGCTACAAGCTGATGAGGGGCTTTAACGTCCTCTCGCCGATGGGCTGGGACGCCTTCGGACTGCCCGCCGAAAACGCGGCTATAAAGGAAAAAACAGCCCCCGCCGTATTTACATCCAAAAATATCGTCGCCATGAAGGAGCAGCTCTTTAGCTGGGGTACGGGCTACGATTGGACCAGAGAGATAGCGGCCAGTAACCCGGACTATTACAAGTGGACCCAGTGGATATTCCTCAAGCTGTACGAGAAGGGCCTTGCCTATAAGAAGAAGGCGTCGGTGAACTGGTGTCCCTCCTGCTCCACGGTGCTGGCGAACGAGCAGGTGCTGGACGGCCGCTGCGAACGCTGTGACGACGCTGTCGTGCAGAAGGATTTGGAGCAGTGGTTCTTCAAGATAACCGATTACGCCCAAAAACTTCTCGATGACCTGGAGCAGCTCGAGCACTGGCCTGAAAGGGTCAAGCTCATGCAGCGGAACTGGATAGGCAGGAGCGAGGGCACCAGGGTCGATTTCAGGATAGAGGGCAAAGATATTCCCACCGGAACGACAATTTATGGACACGGAGATAAGATGCGGTACTCTTATGAGCATAAAGGTCTAGACATCCGCCTCCGCTGTTTCACCACCCGGCCTGACACACTTTGCGGGGCGACCTTCATGGTACTGGCCCCTGAACACCCGATTATCAAAACGCTGGTGGAAGGCAATAAACGCCGGGAGGAGATCTTGGAGTTTGTCGAGAAGGCGAGGAACGAGAGCATTATTGAGCGTTCCGCCGCGGATACCCGGAAGGAGGGTATTTTTACCGGCCACTACGTGATAAACCCGGTGAATAATGAGAAAATACCGCTATGGGTCGCCGACTACGTGCTTATGGAGTACGGCACCGGGGCGGTGATGTCCGTGCCTGCCCATGACCAGAGGGATTTTGGGTTCGCGCGGCAGTACGACCTGCCCATAAAAGTGGTCATCCAGCCCGAAGGCAAGAACCTTGACCCTGCCGCCATGAAAGAGGCATTCACGGACGACGGGGTGCAGGTAAATTCCGGGCAGTTTGACGGGCTGCCCAACAGGGAGGCGATGGAGAAGATAACCGAATATCTGGAACACATGAATAAAGGCGCCGGCACGGTAAGCTATAAACTCAGGGACTGGCTCATCTCGCGCCAGAGGTACTGGGGGGCGCCCATCCCGATAATTTATTGCAAGGAGTGCGGCCATCTGCCCGTCCCGGAGGCGGAACTGCCGGTGTTATTGCCCGAGATTAAGGATTTAAGCTCGGCGAAGGGGAGTCCGCTGGTCAGGGACAAGGAATTTGTGAACGCAAAGTGCCCGAAGTGCGGCGGAAGCGCCCGCAGGGAGACGGATACCATGGACACGTTTGTGGACTCTTCATGGTACTATCTCCGGTACCTTTCTCCCCGGGACGATAAGAGGGCCTTTGACCCGGAGACGGTGAACAGGTGGCTTCCGGTAGACCAGTACATAGGCGGGGTGGAGCACGCCATACTGCATCTCCTTTATTCACGGTTCATCACAAAGGTTCTCTGCGACCTCGGTCTTGTAAGTTTTCAGGAACCCTTCCAGAACCTGTTTACGCAGGGCATGATAATTAAGGGCGGCGCGAAGATGTCGAAGTCAAAGGGCAACGTGGTCAGCCCGGAGGCGATTATAGAGAGATACGGCGCCGACACCCTGAGACTTTATCTGCTGTTTATAGGGCCACCGGAGAGGGACGCGGAGTGGACGGACAGGGCCGTAATAGGCGGATTCCGCTTTCTGACGCGGTTGTGGCAGAAGGTTGCAAGGCACGCAGACGAGTTGAGACACGTGGAGGTGTGGGAAGGAGACGTTGCCTCACTCCCTGACGAGTCAAGACGTATTTACAGGGCCACCAACAGGGTCATAAAAGAGGTGACCGAGGACATTGAGGGCTCATGGCACTTTAACACGGCCATTGCGGCCGTCATGGAGTTGTTTAATCAGGTGGAGAGATTTGAGGCCGGCGACCCTGTCTCCAGGCAGGTTCTCCGTCACTCCCTGGAGAGTATTATGCTCCTGCTTTCTCCGTTTGTGCCCCACGTGTGCGAGGAGATGTGGGAGACGCTCGGCAACGACCGCGGCATCTTCCGTCATGGATGGCCGTCCTACGACGACAGCGCCGTACAGGAGGAACAACTGGAGATAGTATTACAGGTCAACGGCAAGGTGCGCAGCAGGCTTACCGTATCTCCCGATACCGGGGAGGAGGAAATAAAGGCAATGGCCCTGGACGATGAGAGGGTAAAAGAGTTTCTTAACGGTAAGAAGGTGATAAAGGTCATCTCTGTTCCGCATAAGCTTGTCAATATAGTGGTGAAGTAA
- the holA gene encoding DNA polymerase III subunit delta, with protein sequence MDFSRFSQSFEKAELLPVYAVYGEEEFFRHEAVSLIRSRVLVKEDAGVSLIEIEGPETSFPAVVEELETLPFFGSEGKRLVVVHGADRLVARSRDQLIKYMESPSPFGCLVLVCDELDRRTSFYNKLKRMGGAVACEKIQDARLPSWIVDRAKSCGKQITLDACNILAENVGNSLSLLAGHVEKLAISVGRRQEIKPEDVEGLVGTDRQRDVFELTGAVARKDFPKALRILGQFLSLAGSGEEIVKIIPPLRWQIGRLWRARRILDDGGDREALTYSLRVPRRYVDDLVEQTRLFSEEDLERDYQLLLEADLEGKTGAGNNKIILEKLIFKLCK encoded by the coding sequence ATGGACTTTTCCCGTTTTAGCCAATCGTTTGAAAAGGCCGAACTCTTACCCGTCTACGCAGTCTATGGGGAGGAAGAGTTCTTCAGACACGAGGCGGTCTCGTTAATTCGGTCTCGTGTCCTGGTGAAGGAGGATGCCGGGGTCTCCCTTATAGAGATAGAGGGTCCGGAGACCTCCTTTCCTGCGGTTGTAGAAGAACTGGAGACGTTGCCTTTTTTTGGTTCCGAGGGGAAAAGGCTGGTAGTGGTTCATGGGGCGGACAGGCTGGTGGCCCGCAGCCGTGACCAGCTCATCAAGTATATGGAGTCTCCTTCCCCCTTCGGCTGTCTGGTGCTCGTTTGTGATGAACTGGACAGGCGGACGTCGTTCTACAATAAACTCAAGCGGATGGGCGGGGCTGTTGCATGTGAAAAGATTCAAGATGCGCGGCTTCCGTCCTGGATAGTGGACAGGGCAAAGTCGTGTGGGAAGCAGATAACCCTTGACGCCTGTAACATCTTGGCCGAAAATGTAGGTAACAGCCTGTCCCTGCTGGCCGGACACGTGGAGAAGCTCGCCATATCGGTGGGCAGGCGGCAGGAGATAAAGCCCGAGGACGTGGAGGGGCTGGTGGGCACGGACCGCCAGCGCGACGTCTTTGAGCTCACGGGTGCGGTGGCCCGAAAGGATTTCCCGAAGGCCCTGAGAATCCTTGGCCAGTTTTTAAGTTTGGCGGGCTCCGGGGAGGAGATAGTGAAAATAATCCCCCCTCTCAGGTGGCAGATAGGGAGGCTCTGGCGTGCGAGGCGCATCCTGGACGACGGTGGAGACAGGGAGGCGCTTACTTACAGCCTGCGTGTCCCCAGGCGATACGTTGATGACCTGGTGGAACAAACCAGGTTGTTTTCTGAGGAAGACCTTGAGCGGGACTACCAGTTACTGCTGGAAGCCGACCTTGAGGGGAAGACCGGGGCCGGTAACAATAAGATTATCCTTGAGAAACTGATATTCAAACTATGCAAATAG
- the fsa gene encoding fructose-6-phosphate aldolase — protein MKFFIDTADVKEIKEANSLGILDGVTTNPTLISKTGRPFMEVVEEICSIVDGPVSLEAVSLKVDEMVEEARGLAKIADNAVIKIPLTPDGLKATKQVTGEGIKVNMTLCFSSNQALLAAKAGATYVSPFVGRLDDKGQNGMALIEEIRTIYDNYGFKTEIIVASIRHPMHVRDAALMGADVATIPFAVFNKLVQHPLTDAGIKQFLADWEKVPKKEMATAGASGR, from the coding sequence ATGAAGTTTTTCATAGACACCGCGGATGTAAAAGAGATAAAAGAGGCCAACAGCCTCGGCATTCTGGACGGTGTAACCACAAACCCGACACTCATTTCAAAGACCGGCAGGCCGTTTATGGAGGTGGTTGAGGAGATATGTTCCATTGTTGACGGCCCGGTAAGTCTTGAGGCTGTCAGCCTCAAGGTGGATGAGATGGTCGAGGAAGCAAGAGGGCTTGCGAAGATTGCAGATAACGCCGTAATAAAAATTCCCCTCACCCCGGACGGCCTGAAGGCCACGAAACAGGTGACAGGAGAAGGGATAAAGGTCAACATGACCCTGTGCTTCTCATCCAACCAGGCGCTTCTCGCCGCAAAGGCGGGGGCGACCTACGTAAGCCCGTTCGTGGGACGGCTGGACGACAAGGGCCAGAACGGGATGGCCCTGATAGAAGAGATACGCACCATTTACGACAATTACGGGTTTAAGACCGAGATCATCGTGGCCAGCATTCGTCACCCCATGCACGTGCGTGACGCAGCGCTTATGGGCGCCGACGTAGCCACCATACCGTTTGCGGTCTTCAACAAGCTGGTTCAGCATCCACTCACCGACGCGGGCATCAAGCAGTTCCTGGCGGACTGGGAGAAGGTCCCTAAGAAGGAGATGGCAACAGCCGGGGCTTCCGGCAGGTAA
- the cysS gene encoding cysteine--tRNA ligase, whose protein sequence is MTLKVYNTLTREKEEFKPLHPGMVGIYVCGPTVYDHPHLGHAKSYVSFDVIVRYLRHMKYKVRYVQNITDVGHLTDNADEGEDKIEERARLERVEPMELVEKYMKSYFEDMDALGVLRADIAPRATGHIPEQIALVEKLLENGFAYEVSGSVYFDVNKFKPYGKLSGRRLEDLQTSVRIEPNPDKRYPLDFALWKRAEANHLMQWKSPWGYGFPGWHLECSAMSMKYLGETFDIHGGGLENVFPHHECEIAQSEAANKKPFVRCWMHNNMVTVGGQKMGKSLGNFITLKAAFAVHNPLAIRFFILNSHYRSPLDYTDEALNAAATGLEHLLIPVTEVKERLRDAKDTPPEETVLKKVEEYKKRFLAAMDDDFNTAEALGVLFQFSKEVNIILNSGQELGQKTLREIDSLFHTFGGDVLGIVTEEPQRKTGGDTKEEGLINLLIETREDLRKAKQFQLADDVRNKLGELGVILEDTAGGVKWRRKL, encoded by the coding sequence ATGACCCTTAAGGTATACAACACACTTACCAGGGAAAAAGAGGAGTTCAAGCCGCTGCATCCGGGCATGGTCGGCATCTACGTGTGCGGCCCCACGGTCTACGACCATCCCCACCTGGGACACGCCAAGAGCTACGTCAGCTTCGACGTTATCGTCCGTTACCTACGGCACATGAAGTACAAGGTCCGGTACGTCCAGAACATTACAGACGTCGGCCACCTGACCGACAACGCCGACGAGGGTGAGGACAAGATAGAGGAACGGGCACGGCTTGAGCGCGTGGAGCCCATGGAACTGGTAGAGAAATACATGAAGAGTTATTTTGAGGACATGGACGCCCTTGGCGTGTTAAGGGCGGACATCGCGCCCCGGGCCACCGGACACATCCCCGAACAGATAGCGCTGGTGGAAAAGCTTCTGGAAAACGGGTTCGCGTATGAGGTCAGCGGCTCGGTGTATTTCGACGTCAACAAATTCAAACCCTACGGGAAGCTCTCCGGCAGGCGGCTCGAAGACCTCCAGACATCCGTGCGGATAGAACCCAACCCTGATAAGCGCTACCCGCTGGATTTCGCCCTGTGGAAGAGGGCCGAGGCAAACCACCTCATGCAGTGGAAAAGCCCCTGGGGATACGGTTTCCCGGGGTGGCACCTTGAGTGCTCGGCCATGTCAATGAAATATCTGGGCGAGACCTTCGACATCCACGGCGGCGGGCTTGAGAACGTGTTTCCCCACCACGAATGCGAGATAGCCCAGAGCGAGGCGGCAAACAAGAAACCCTTCGTAAGGTGCTGGATGCATAACAACATGGTCACCGTTGGCGGGCAGAAGATGGGCAAGTCCCTTGGCAACTTTATCACCCTGAAGGCCGCCTTCGCCGTGCATAACCCACTGGCGATACGGTTCTTCATACTGAACTCGCATTACCGCAGCCCGCTGGACTATACCGACGAGGCCCTGAACGCCGCCGCCACCGGACTTGAACACCTGCTCATACCGGTAACGGAGGTAAAGGAACGCCTGAGAGATGCAAAGGACACACCTCCGGAAGAGACCGTCCTGAAGAAGGTGGAGGAGTACAAAAAGCGGTTCCTGGCGGCCATGGACGACGACTTCAACACCGCGGAGGCACTTGGAGTGCTGTTCCAGTTCTCAAAGGAGGTGAACATCATCCTGAATTCGGGGCAGGAACTGGGCCAGAAGACGCTTCGGGAGATTGATTCCCTTTTTCATACCTTCGGGGGTGACGTCCTGGGAATAGTCACGGAAGAGCCTCAGCGTAAGACCGGGGGTGACACCAAGGAAGAGGGTCTCATTAACCTGCTGATAGAGACCAGGGAGGATCTGCGCAAGGCCAAACAGTTCCAGCTGGCAGACGATGTTAGAAATAAGCTCGGCGAGCTTGGCGTCATCCTGGAAGACACGGCTGGAGGTGTAAAGTGGAGAAGAAAGCTTTAA